In Bacteroidales bacterium, one genomic interval encodes:
- a CDS encoding PEP/pyruvate-binding domain-containing protein, with the protein MQKRIRTVLIISSNYDFFMLEEDGRIDEQIFNEYVSLNLRYPPVFVKAGSAAEAFRKLEEEDIDLVIEMLNLGADDAFTLARRIKKKYEKIPIVVLTHFNREVSLRLHAEDLSAIDYVFCWLGNADLLLAIIKLIEDKMNAPHDIEQVGVQCIILVEDSIRYTSTYLPELYKIVMQQSRNFVKEALNEHQKMLRMRGRPKILLAKTYDEAMGLYQRYKENLLGVISDVSFKKGDSRDKEQKLGIRLVQQMRMEDPNLPALMQSSDLSNAPLAREMGVGFMHKYSKSLSLELRNFIIQNFAFGPFIFRNPETREEVARAVDLQALQKKIRDVPDEVLSYHAARNDFSKWLNARAIFPVAQLFKYVREDDFPNKEDFRGYLYEAISSYRISKGRGIIAQFDKNSHDSYRTFSRIGQESIGGKARGLAFINSVIDKYNLYNKFPSVLIRVPRTVVLSTDVFDEFMETNDLYRIGISDRSDEEILQRFVEAKLPGWLHQDLYTVISVTEVPLAVRSSSKLEDSHYQPFAGIYSTYMIPVNKENPANTMELLTSAIKSVYASVYFKESKAYIEATSNVIDEEKMGIVLQEVCGTMHGSCYYPTISGVARSINFYPIDPEKAKDGIIKVAFGLGKYIVDGGVSLRFSPAFPKKILQLSSSKMMLRDTQKLYYALNLKEESYHVSTDDAVNLVRHKIEDAVGDPAFRHVASVYDYESDVVRDGLNYEGKKIVTFSGILQHDLFPLADIVRELLRIGEQEMNLPIEIEFAVDMDVPRGSPYLFNFLQIRPIVESDQSSDIDMDVVQPGETILWSRSALGNGEFFGIRDLVYVKPDAFNAAASKEIAGVMEKLNDGFRESRTGYVLVGPGRWGSSDPWLGIPVKWSQISAARIIVESGLEHFRIDPSQGTHFFQNLTSFRVGYMTINPFIGDGAYDTVFLDQMEAVYEDEHVRHVRFDRPLEILIDGKTHRGAVMKP; encoded by the coding sequence ATGCAGAAGCGTATACGTACAGTTCTGATTATCAGCTCCAACTACGATTTTTTTATGCTGGAGGAGGATGGGCGCATCGATGAGCAGATTTTCAATGAGTATGTCTCCCTGAACCTCCGGTACCCGCCGGTGTTTGTAAAGGCCGGCAGTGCTGCAGAAGCCTTCCGGAAGCTGGAGGAGGAGGATATTGATCTGGTGATCGAAATGCTGAACCTGGGAGCGGACGATGCCTTTACCCTGGCCAGGAGAATCAAGAAGAAGTACGAGAAGATCCCCATTGTAGTACTGACCCACTTTAACCGGGAGGTAAGTCTGCGCCTGCATGCGGAAGATTTGTCGGCCATCGATTATGTGTTCTGCTGGCTGGGCAATGCCGACCTGCTTCTGGCCATTATCAAGCTGATCGAGGATAAGATGAATGCTCCCCACGATATTGAGCAGGTGGGGGTGCAGTGCATCATCCTGGTCGAGGATTCTATTCGTTACACCTCCACCTATCTGCCCGAGCTTTATAAGATCGTGATGCAGCAATCGCGCAACTTCGTTAAGGAGGCCCTCAATGAGCACCAGAAGATGCTGCGCATGCGCGGACGGCCCAAGATTCTGCTGGCCAAGACTTACGATGAAGCCATGGGCCTTTATCAGCGTTACAAAGAAAATCTGCTGGGGGTGATCAGCGATGTGAGTTTTAAAAAGGGCGATTCGCGGGATAAGGAACAAAAGCTGGGGATCAGGCTGGTTCAGCAAATGCGTATGGAAGATCCCAACCTGCCCGCTCTGATGCAGTCGTCCGATCTCTCCAATGCCCCACTGGCCCGGGAAATGGGGGTGGGTTTCATGCACAAGTACTCCAAATCGCTGTCCCTGGAGCTGCGAAATTTCATCATTCAGAATTTTGCCTTCGGGCCCTTTATCTTCCGGAACCCGGAAACCCGGGAAGAGGTGGCCCGGGCGGTGGATCTGCAGGCCCTGCAAAAAAAGATCCGGGATGTTCCCGACGAGGTGCTTTCCTATCATGCGGCCCGGAACGATTTTTCCAAGTGGCTCAATGCCAGGGCTATCTTTCCGGTTGCACAGCTCTTTAAGTACGTCCGGGAGGATGACTTTCCAAACAAGGAGGATTTCCGTGGCTACCTGTATGAAGCGATCTCCAGTTACCGGATCAGCAAGGGGCGGGGGATTATCGCCCAGTTTGACAAGAACAGTCACGACTCCTACCGCACCTTTTCGCGCATCGGCCAGGAGTCGATCGGCGGAAAGGCACGCGGACTGGCCTTCATCAATTCGGTTATCGATAAATACAACCTCTACAACAAGTTTCCCAGCGTTTTGATCCGGGTCCCCAGGACCGTGGTGCTGAGCACCGATGTGTTCGATGAGTTCATGGAGACCAATGACCTTTACCGCATCGGGATTTCGGACCGTTCCGATGAGGAGATCCTGCAGCGCTTTGTGGAGGCCAAGCTACCGGGCTGGTTGCACCAGGATCTGTATACCGTTATATCGGTGACCGAGGTCCCCCTGGCCGTTCGCTCATCCAGTAAGCTGGAAGACTCCCATTATCAGCCTTTTGCTGGAATATACTCCACCTACATGATCCCGGTGAACAAGGAGAATCCGGCCAATACCATGGAGCTGCTGACCAGTGCCATTAAGTCGGTCTATGCCTCGGTCTACTTTAAGGAGAGCAAGGCTTATATCGAAGCCACCTCCAATGTCATCGATGAGGAAAAGATGGGCATTGTCCTGCAGGAGGTCTGCGGAACCATGCATGGCAGCTGTTACTACCCCACCATTTCGGGGGTGGCCCGGTCCATCAATTTTTATCCCATTGACCCCGAGAAGGCAAAAGACGGAATTATCAAGGTGGCTTTCGGACTGGGCAAATATATTGTGGACGGGGGCGTGAGTCTCCGTTTTTCTCCCGCCTTCCCCAAAAAAATTCTGCAGCTCTCCTCCAGCAAAATGATGCTGCGCGATACCCAGAAACTGTATTATGCCCTGAATCTGAAAGAGGAGAGCTATCATGTTTCCACCGACGATGCGGTAAACCTGGTCCGGCATAAAATTGAGGATGCGGTTGGAGATCCGGCTTTCAGGCATGTGGCTTCGGTATACGATTATGAGTCGGATGTTGTGCGGGACGGACTCAACTACGAGGGCAAGAAGATCGTGACCTTTTCCGGGATCCTGCAACACGACCTTTTCCCCCTGGCCGATATTGTCAGGGAACTGCTCCGGATCGGGGAGCAGGAGATGAACCTGCCCATCGAGATTGAATTTGCCGTGGATATGGATGTGCCCAGGGGCAGCCCCTACCTCTTTAATTTTTTGCAGATCAGGCCCATTGTGGAGAGCGACCAGTCGTCCGATATCGATATGGATGTGGTACAGCCGGGGGAGACCATCCTCTGGTCCCGGTCGGCCCTGGGAAACGGGGAGTTTTTCGGTATCAGGGACCTTGTTTACGTGAAGCCCGATGCATTTAATGCCGCAGCCAGCAAGGAGATTGCCGGAGTTATGGAGAAGCTGAATGATGGCTTCAGGGAGAGCAGGACGGGCTATGTGCTGGTCGGGCCGGGACGCTGGGGCTCCTCCGATCCCTGGCTGGGCATCCCGGTGAAGTGGTCGCAGATCTCCGCGGCACGTATTATTGTGGAATCGGGACTGGAGCATTTCCGGATCGATCCCTCCCAGGGAACCCACTTTTTTCAGAACCTCACCTCCTTCCGGGTAGGCTATATGACCATCAATCCCTTTATCGGGGACGGCGCCTACGACACTGTTTTCCTCGACCAGATGGAGGCCGTATACGAAGATGAACATGTGCGGCATGTGCGTTTCGACCGACCCCTGGAAATCCTCATCGACGGTAAAACCCATCGCGGCGCGGTCATGAAACCATAA
- a CDS encoding PEP/pyruvate-binding domain-containing protein yields MSLVPRSEEDIQRLIAERKERLKELTCINETTQIIKENRSIEETLTQIAEILPRAWQYPEMTVARVWFEGRDYSSQGFREGDWRLEKKFETIDSRKGSIEVFYLKAFPEMDEGPFLKEERQLIENLASIISNYLSSQEARKMLYKSTEEDTVREELSQFQHPRDVSSRMLLQKFLAKQNANRDIFHDLMRYKVKEILLVATLYDAFSIEKEGRFSEHILGEYSQLNLTSMPRVTGVSTYEEAIEQLNSRHFDMVILMIGNDKVTPMQVSARVKNDYPYIPIYVLLNNDREVSSFKETNPTLSNIDRLFVWNGDSSIFFVMVKHLEDKVNVENDTQLGLVKTILLVEDSEIYYSRYLPLLYNTVLEQTKRIIDDVSTDELFKVLRLRARPKILLATTYEEAIQTVGKYQDSLLCVISDVKFPKEDKMDHQAGFSLISQVREMIKGLPTVIQSSDIKNSQRAFELKSTFINKNSETLLQDIRNFIMHHLGFGSFIYRDSGGMKIAEAQSLKEFEKHIDSIPSESLVYHGKRNHFSLWLMARGEIKIAKIIHPVKVTDFKTPDDFRNYLKYVIKKYRNESNTGKIVNFEGSALLDESNIVSMGSGALGGKGRGCAFINTLIYNLNFSEIIPEMNIRTPLTAIIGTDEFDIFMERNKLMEAVHQESDYEQIRARFLEGDLSYNLEKHLKEMLKLVNRPLAVRSSSLLEDSTMQPFSGIFETYLIPNNHPDFNVRFRQLKDAIKLVYSSIYSPHSMRYFEAINFSLEDEKMAVVIQDVVGTYHEDHFYPHLSGTAQSHNYYPVAHMEPEDGFAIAGLGLGHYVVNGERAYRFSPKYPTLEMSSIQSQLRDSQVEFMALDMIHSEVDFCKEGSEANLHRLPISEAEKHEVLKHLASTFDVENERIEPGISNPGPRILNFANILKYEYVPLAKALTLIMDVGKEALGSPVELEYAVDLDPAANGKPSFFILQIKPMMGTGGEYTFDTGGIDPKEMLIYAEKSMGNGMLDQITDLIYVDPEEFDKMRTREMAVQIEQLNRKMVLEDRKYILIGPGRWGTRDPFIGIPVNWSQISNAKVIVETSLDEFPLDASLGSHFFHNVTSMNVGYFSIQHDSSTSFIRWDELAGQELIEESGFVKHIRFQEPVCIMMDGKKRISIILKHACKLNNGA; encoded by the coding sequence GTGAGCCTGGTACCCCGGTCCGAAGAAGATATTCAACGATTGATTGCCGAGAGGAAGGAACGCCTCAAGGAACTCACCTGTATCAATGAGACCACCCAGATCATTAAGGAGAACCGGTCCATTGAGGAGACCCTGACTCAGATTGCGGAGATTTTGCCGAGGGCCTGGCAATACCCCGAAATGACCGTGGCCCGGGTCTGGTTCGAAGGCAGGGATTATTCAAGCCAGGGCTTCAGGGAGGGCGACTGGCGGCTTGAAAAGAAGTTCGAGACCATAGACAGCAGGAAAGGATCTATCGAGGTGTTCTACCTGAAGGCCTTTCCCGAGATGGACGAGGGGCCCTTTCTGAAGGAGGAGCGGCAGCTGATTGAGAACCTGGCCAGCATCATTTCCAATTATCTGAGCAGCCAGGAAGCCCGTAAGATGCTGTATAAGAGCACGGAGGAAGATACGGTCCGGGAAGAGCTCAGCCAGTTCCAGCACCCCCGGGATGTCAGCTCCAGGATGCTGCTTCAGAAATTCCTGGCCAAGCAAAATGCCAACCGCGATATTTTCCACGACCTGATGCGCTACAAGGTCAAGGAGATCCTGCTGGTGGCCACGCTCTATGATGCCTTCAGCATTGAAAAAGAAGGACGTTTTTCGGAACATATCCTGGGGGAATATTCGCAGCTGAACCTGACCTCTATGCCACGGGTCACCGGGGTCTCGACCTATGAAGAGGCCATCGAGCAGCTTAATTCCCGCCACTTCGATATGGTGATCCTGATGATTGGCAACGACAAGGTGACTCCCATGCAGGTATCGGCCCGGGTGAAGAACGATTACCCCTACATCCCCATCTATGTGCTGCTGAACAACGACCGGGAGGTGAGTTCCTTCAAGGAGACCAATCCCACTCTGAGCAATATCGACCGGCTTTTTGTCTGGAACGGCGATTCCAGCATCTTCTTTGTCATGGTGAAACACCTGGAGGACAAGGTGAATGTGGAAAATGACACGCAGCTCGGACTGGTCAAGACGATCCTGCTGGTGGAAGATTCAGAGATCTACTATTCGCGCTATCTGCCCTTGTTATACAACACGGTACTCGAGCAGACCAAGCGGATTATTGACGATGTAAGCACCGATGAGCTGTTTAAGGTTCTGAGGCTCAGGGCGCGTCCCAAGATACTGCTGGCCACTACCTATGAAGAGGCCATCCAGACCGTGGGGAAATACCAGGACTCGCTGCTTTGCGTGATCAGCGATGTGAAGTTTCCCAAAGAGGATAAGATGGACCACCAGGCGGGCTTCAGCCTGATCTCGCAGGTGCGCGAGATGATCAAGGGGCTTCCCACGGTGATCCAGTCGTCCGATATTAAAAACTCCCAGCGCGCTTTTGAACTGAAATCGACCTTTATCAACAAGAACAGCGAGACTCTTCTGCAGGATATCCGCAACTTTATCATGCACCACCTGGGTTTTGGAAGCTTCATCTACCGGGATTCGGGGGGAATGAAGATTGCCGAGGCGCAGTCGCTGAAGGAATTTGAAAAGCATATCGACTCCATTCCCAGCGAATCGCTGGTTTACCACGGGAAAAGAAATCACTTTTCTCTCTGGTTGATGGCCCGCGGTGAGATCAAGATTGCTAAAATAATCCACCCGGTGAAAGTGACCGACTTCAAAACTCCGGATGATTTCCGGAACTACCTGAAGTATGTGATCAAGAAGTACCGCAACGAATCCAACACGGGTAAGATTGTCAATTTCGAGGGATCGGCGCTGCTCGACGAGTCCAATATTGTCAGCATGGGAAGTGGTGCCCTGGGCGGAAAGGGCAGAGGCTGTGCCTTTATCAATACGCTGATCTATAATTTGAACTTTTCGGAGATCATCCCCGAGATGAATATCCGCACACCCCTTACAGCTATTATCGGTACCGATGAATTTGATATTTTCATGGAACGTAATAAGCTTATGGAGGCCGTTCACCAGGAGAGCGATTACGAGCAAATACGGGCCAGGTTCCTGGAGGGCGACCTTTCCTACAACCTGGAGAAGCACCTGAAGGAGATGTTAAAACTGGTGAACCGTCCTCTGGCGGTCCGCTCCTCCAGCCTCCTGGAGGACTCTACCATGCAGCCCTTCTCGGGGATCTTCGAGACCTACCTGATTCCCAATAACCATCCCGATTTTAATGTACGTTTCCGGCAGCTGAAGGATGCCATCAAGCTGGTCTATTCTTCCATTTACTCGCCTCATTCGATGCGTTATTTCGAGGCCATCAACTTTTCCCTGGAAGATGAAAAGATGGCGGTGGTGATCCAGGATGTCGTGGGGACCTACCACGAGGACCACTTTTATCCCCATCTGAGCGGGACGGCCCAGTCGCATAACTATTACCCGGTGGCCCATATGGAGCCCGAAGATGGGTTTGCCATAGCCGGACTGGGACTGGGGCATTATGTGGTGAACGGCGAGCGGGCCTATCGTTTTTCTCCCAAGTATCCTACCCTGGAGATGAGCTCTATTCAGAGCCAGCTGCGCGATTCACAGGTGGAGTTTATGGCTCTGGATATGATTCATTCGGAGGTCGATTTCTGTAAGGAAGGCTCGGAGGCCAACCTGCACCGGCTTCCCATTTCCGAGGCTGAAAAACATGAGGTACTGAAGCACCTGGCCTCGACCTTTGATGTGGAAAATGAGCGGATCGAACCCGGAATAAGCAACCCGGGTCCGCGGATCCTCAATTTTGCCAATATCCTGAAGTACGAATATGTCCCCCTGGCAAAGGCTCTGACACTGATCATGGATGTGGGGAAGGAGGCGCTGGGTTCGCCGGTGGAGCTGGAGTATGCCGTGGATCTGGATCCGGCCGCAAACGGAAAGCCCTCCTTTTTTATCCTGCAGATCAAACCCATGATGGGCACCGGGGGAGAATATACCTTCGATACAGGAGGGATCGATCCCAAGGAGATGTTAATTTACGCGGAGAAGAGCATGGGCAACGGAATGCTGGACCAAATCACCGACCTGATTTATGTGGACCCGGAGGAGTTTGATAAGATGCGAACCCGCGAAATGGCCGTGCAGATCGAACAGCTGAACCGGAAGATGGTTTTGGAGGACCGGAAATATATCCTGATTGGTCCGGGCCGCTGGGGCACCCGCGATCCCTTTATCGGGATCCCGGTGAACTGGTCGCAGATCTCCAATGCCAAGGTGATCGTGGAGACCAGCCTGGATGAGTTTCCCCTGGATGCCTCCCTGGGTTCCCATTTTTTCCACAACGTCACCTCCATGAATGTGGGATATTTCAGTATCCAGCACGATTCGTCCACCTCCTTTATCCGCTGGGATGAGCTGGCCGGGCAGGAGCTGATCGAGGAGTCGGGTTTTGTGAAGCATATCCGCTTTCAGGAGCCTGTTTGTATTATGATGGATGGTAAGAAAAGAATTTCAATTATCTTGAAACATGCCTGCAAACTCAACAACGGAGCATAA